Proteins encoded in a region of the Zunongwangia endophytica genome:
- a CDS encoding bifunctional 3-deoxy-7-phosphoheptulonate synthase/chorismate mutase type II — translation MENKKELRNWLDAFGLDHPLVIAGPCSAETEAQVLKVAHQLKDTDATVLRAGIWKPRTRPGNFEGVGALGLKWLQKAKEETGMLTTTEVANPHHVEHALKHDIDILWIGARTTVSPFMIQEIADALQGTDKTVLIKNPVNPDLALWLGAVERMYTADIKNLGVIHRGFSSYEKTKYRNNPEWQIAIELQNKFPDLPLILDPSHIAGRRDIIFDLCQTALDLNFDGLMVETHYDPDNAWSDAKQQITPATLVQIMKDLKIRKEVSESEDYQNKLQNLRAKIDIADNQLIELLAKRMKVSEEIGHVKKSQNVAILQTKRWNEILGKMVLEGNQHGLSEEFVLKLFKAVHQESINHQQSILDS, via the coding sequence ATGGAAAACAAGAAAGAATTAAGAAATTGGTTAGACGCATTCGGATTAGATCATCCTTTGGTAATCGCAGGACCATGTAGTGCCGAGACTGAAGCGCAAGTACTAAAAGTAGCTCACCAGTTAAAAGATACCGATGCTACAGTATTACGAGCAGGAATCTGGAAACCAAGAACAAGACCTGGAAATTTTGAAGGTGTTGGTGCGCTAGGTTTAAAATGGTTGCAAAAAGCAAAAGAAGAAACAGGGATGTTAACTACTACTGAAGTTGCAAACCCTCACCATGTAGAGCATGCGTTAAAACATGATATCGATATTCTTTGGATTGGAGCCAGAACTACGGTTTCTCCATTTATGATTCAGGAAATTGCAGATGCATTACAAGGAACAGATAAAACTGTTTTAATAAAGAATCCTGTAAATCCAGATTTAGCTTTATGGTTGGGAGCTGTAGAGCGTATGTATACTGCCGATATTAAAAATCTTGGTGTAATCCATAGAGGATTTTCTAGCTACGAGAAAACAAAATACCGTAACAATCCAGAATGGCAGATCGCGATCGAATTACAAAATAAATTTCCGGATCTTCCACTAATTTTAGATCCATCGCATATTGCAGGACGTCGTGATATTATTTTTGATCTATGTCAAACTGCTTTAGATCTTAATTTCGATGGATTGATGGTAGAAACTCATTATGATCCAGATAATGCTTGGAGTGATGCGAAGCAGCAAATTACACCAGCTACATTAGTTCAGATTATGAAAGATCTTAAAATTAGAAAAGAAGTTTCAGAAAGCGAAGACTATCAAAATAAATTACAGAATCTAAGAGCTAAAATCGATATTGCAGATAATCAACTAATCGAACTTTTAGCGAAACGTATGAAAGTTTCAGAAGAAATAGGACATGTGAAAAAATCACAAAACGTAGCTATTCTTCAGACAAAACGTTGGAATGAGATCTTAGGAAAAATGGTATTAGAAGGTAACCAACATGGTCTTAGTGAAGAGTTTGTATTAAAGTTATTTAAAGCTGTTCACCAGGAATCAATTAACCACCAACAGTCTATATTGGATAGCTAG
- a CDS encoding prephenate dehydrogenase, with protein MKVSIIGVGLIGGSFALAIKESFPESTIIGIDKSEVHVKEALKIGFIDEAGTMEDLADSDAVIVAVPVDISIKVLIEALDKAGDNTLVIDAGSTKFKLCEAVKDHPKRRNYLSAHPIAGTEFSGPSAAIKDLYKDKTNIVCEVEKTAFKLQERGMEIFRKIGMRIRYMDPDSHDRHIAYVSHLSHISSFMLGKTVLEKEKNERDIFDLAGSGFASTVRLAKSSPAMWSPIFEQNKENVLETLNEYIQNLSTFRDLIANDEFGEVYNEMERTNHIKSILNGIS; from the coding sequence ATGAAAGTAAGTATTATAGGTGTAGGCCTTATTGGTGGTTCATTTGCTTTGGCGATTAAAGAATCTTTTCCTGAAAGTACGATTATCGGTATCGATAAAAGCGAAGTTCATGTAAAAGAAGCTTTAAAAATCGGTTTTATTGATGAAGCCGGAACAATGGAAGATCTGGCCGATAGTGATGCTGTGATTGTTGCCGTTCCCGTAGATATTAGCATCAAGGTTTTGATTGAAGCTTTAGATAAAGCCGGTGATAATACCTTGGTGATCGATGCGGGATCTACTAAATTCAAGTTATGTGAAGCGGTAAAAGATCATCCAAAACGTAGAAATTATTTATCTGCTCATCCTATTGCAGGAACCGAATTCTCTGGACCTTCAGCAGCGATAAAAGATTTATATAAAGATAAGACCAATATCGTTTGTGAAGTAGAAAAGACAGCTTTTAAACTTCAGGAACGAGGAATGGAAATTTTCAGAAAAATAGGAATGCGTATTCGATATATGGATCCAGATTCTCACGATCGTCATATTGCTTATGTGTCGCATTTATCGCATATAAGTTCTTTTATGCTGGGTAAAACAGTACTCGAAAAAGAGAAAAACGAGCGTGATATTTTCGATTTGGCGGGTAGTGGATTTGCTTCAACAGTAAGGCTGGCAAAAAGTTCGCCGGCAATGTGGTCGCCTATTTTTGAACAAAACAAAGAGAACGTGCTGGAAACTTTGAATGAGTATATTCAGAATCTAAGCACATTTAGAGATTTGATTGCCAATGACGAATTTGGCGAAGTGTACAACGAAATGGAACGTACAAATCATATAAAATCAATTTTAAACGGAATTAGCTAA
- a CDS encoding pyridoxal phosphate-dependent aminotransferase produces the protein MIPANRLEHVKEYYFSSKLREVRTLQAAGKPIINLGIGSPDLPPPPQVTAALNEGLTHNGAHQYQPYKGTAEFRNAITGFYQKYYQVSLNPETETVPLMGSKEGILHISMAFLNEGDEVLIPNPGYPTYTSVSKLVGANAIYYDLNEEGSWLPNFTALEQKDLSKVKIMWVNYPHMPTGASATDEVFEKLVAFGKKHQILIVNDNPYSFILNEHPKSILKAEGAKEVALELNSLSKSFNMAGWRVGMLCGSEENINTVLKVKTNMDSGMFYPVQAGATEALKLDKNWFDSQNKIYQSRRAKILELASALNCTPGKEQAGMFIWCKVPEGKTSEEFVDNLLYEHSIFTAPGFIFGDMGEGYIRFSLCTAEENIDEAIKRIKA, from the coding sequence ATGATACCAGCCAATAGGTTAGAACACGTAAAGGAATACTATTTCTCATCGAAATTGAGAGAAGTTCGTACCTTACAGGCCGCCGGTAAGCCGATTATCAATTTAGGAATTGGTAGCCCAGATTTACCGCCACCGCCACAGGTAACTGCAGCCTTAAATGAAGGTTTAACTCATAACGGGGCACATCAATATCAGCCGTACAAAGGGACAGCTGAATTTAGAAATGCAATTACCGGGTTCTATCAAAAATATTATCAGGTATCATTAAACCCGGAGACTGAAACCGTTCCTTTAATGGGAAGTAAAGAAGGAATTCTACATATTTCCATGGCATTTTTAAATGAAGGTGACGAGGTTCTAATTCCTAATCCCGGCTATCCAACTTATACGTCGGTTTCTAAACTAGTCGGAGCCAATGCGATTTATTATGATCTGAATGAAGAAGGAAGCTGGTTGCCAAACTTTACAGCATTAGAGCAAAAAGATCTAAGCAAGGTAAAAATTATGTGGGTTAATTATCCACATATGCCAACAGGAGCTTCAGCAACAGATGAGGTTTTTGAAAAGCTGGTAGCCTTCGGGAAAAAGCATCAAATTCTTATTGTAAATGATAATCCATATAGCTTTATTCTGAATGAACATCCTAAAAGTATTTTAAAAGCTGAAGGAGCTAAAGAGGTTGCTTTAGAATTAAACAGTTTGAGCAAAAGCTTCAATATGGCAGGATGGCGAGTTGGAATGTTATGCGGAAGCGAAGAAAATATCAATACAGTGTTGAAGGTGAAAACCAATATGGATAGTGGGATGTTTTATCCAGTACAGGCAGGAGCAACTGAAGCATTGAAATTAGATAAAAACTGGTTCGATTCTCAGAATAAAATTTATCAAAGCCGAAGAGCTAAGATTTTGGAATTAGCTTCAGCTTTAAATTGCACACCGGGTAAAGAACAGGCGGGAATGTTTATCTGGTGTAAAGTACCAGAAGGAAAAACTTCCGAAGAATTTGTGGACAATCTGTTATATGAGCACAGCATTTTTACAGCTCCAGGATTCATTTTTGGAGATATGGGCGAAGGTTATATTCGATTTTCGCTTTGTACTGCGGAAGAAAATATAGACGAAGCCATTAAACGTATTAAGGCATGA
- a CDS encoding prephenate dehydratase — protein sequence MNKVVAIQGIQGSFHHLVAQEFYGKEVQVKECMSFQELAQSLVNDETEEAVMAIENSIAGSILPNYALIDENNLKVVGEHYIPIAMNMMALKGQKIEDIKKVYSHPMALLQCKEFFKQYPHIKLIEDTDTAEVARRIAAKESKHVAAVASTAAASIFGLDILASDIHTKKSNSTRFLIISKKEKEPNGEKIDKASLKFELESRTGSLVSVLNIMRDFDLNMTKIQSMPIIETPWKYSFFIDITFDDFQRFSKAMEVLGIMTEQLRIFGTYKNKV from the coding sequence ATGAATAAAGTGGTAGCGATACAGGGAATCCAAGGCTCATTTCATCATCTGGTGGCGCAAGAGTTTTATGGTAAAGAGGTGCAGGTAAAAGAATGTATGTCTTTTCAGGAGCTTGCGCAAAGTCTGGTAAATGATGAAACTGAGGAAGCTGTGATGGCGATAGAAAACTCGATCGCCGGTTCAATTCTTCCTAATTACGCACTTATAGACGAAAACAATCTAAAAGTAGTTGGTGAGCATTACATCCCGATTGCGATGAATATGATGGCGCTTAAAGGACAAAAAATCGAGGATATTAAAAAAGTATATTCTCACCCAATGGCTTTATTGCAGTGTAAAGAATTCTTTAAGCAATATCCACACATTAAGTTGATTGAAGATACCGATACTGCTGAGGTCGCCAGAAGAATTGCAGCAAAAGAATCCAAACACGTTGCCGCTGTAGCCAGCACTGCTGCAGCTTCAATTTTTGGACTGGATATTTTAGCTTCAGATATTCATACAAAAAAGAGTAATTCTACTCGATTTTTGATCATTAGTAAAAAGGAAAAAGAACCGAACGGCGAAAAGATCGATAAAGCTTCACTGAAGTTTGAGTTAGAAAGCCGCACCGGTAGTTTGGTTTCCGTATTAAATATCATGAGAGATTTTGATCTGAATATGACCAAAATCCAAAGTATGCCGATTATCGAAACTCCGTGGAAATACAGCTTTTTTATTGATATCACTTTCGATGATTTTCAACGATTTTCTAAAGCCATGGAAGTTTTAGGAATAATGACCGAGCAATTAAGAATTTTTGGAACATATAAAAATAAAGTGTAA